One stretch of Solenopsis invicta isolate M01_SB chromosome 16, UNIL_Sinv_3.0, whole genome shotgun sequence DNA includes these proteins:
- the LOC105193122 gene encoding calmodulin-like protein 4 isoform X4 — MARYFREEDIDEFRECFYLFARSGQIRTLDELTIIMRSLGLSPTIAELNKYMKDKGGKMSFADFLEVMHFQTRAEDLPKEVIKAFQAADTSHSGTIPARQLAHMLLHWGEQLSSKEVEQIFREANVSLNGHVKYEDFVKIACAPVPDYY, encoded by the exons ATG GCACGTTACTTCAGAGAAGAGGATATAGACG agttCCGAGAGTGCTTCTATCTATTTGCTCGAAGTGGTCAGATTCGCACACTTGATGAGCTCACTATAATTATGAGATCTCTGGGGCTGAGCCCGACCATTGCGGAATTGAACAAGTACATGAAGGACAAAG GTGGAAAGATGTCTTTTGCTGACTTTCTGGAAGTCATGCACTTTCAGACTCGTGCGGAGGATCTACCAAAAGAGGTAATCAAAGCCTTTCAAGCTGCCGATACCTCTCACAGTGGCACTATTCCAGCGCGACAGCTAGCGCATATGTTGCTTCACTGGGGAGAACAATTGAGCAGCAAAGAAG TGGAACAAATCTTCCGCGAGGCCAATGTGTCTCTGAACGGGCATGTGAAGTACGAAGACTTTGTAAAAATAGCTTGTGCACCTGTACCTGATTATTATTAA